TTGAGGTGGCCGCGATGGCACCGGACGCTTCAACTGCGACCCTCCAGAGGTCGGTCAAGCCCTTTTCAGCCACTTGGAACAACATGCGATTTCAATGGACCGACACGAGAACCTTATATATCGCCTTCGTTCAGGTGGAGTTCCTTAGTCCGCTTCTCGATGGAGGAAAGTTCGAGCAGTTTTTAGATGTTGAGGAGATTGCCGCTCTCTTAAATGTGGAGCCAGGCTTAACAATTCCCCCTGGATTTTCTGTAGAAACTGCGAATAAAGCGGGAGCAGGTGGTCTTCCCAACGGTATCGTCAATTGCGGTTTAATCATCGGGGGATTGAAGCCCGCCCCGAATGCCAATGGAACCATTCGTGGATATTTGAGACTGGCGGGAACCGCCATCGATCCCTTCGGGAATGAAGAGTTCATCAGAGAACAAGTTCCACTCCAGCTCCAAGTCGAAGACTTCTAAAGGCATTGCGCTCTTTCTCAAAACAGCTTAAAAGTAGGGCGTGGATTTATTTACTCACGCCTCTGGCGAATCTCCTACAAATATTCCCCTCGCCGAGAAATTGCGACCCAAGCAACTGTCAGAGATCCTCGGGCAAGAGGCCTTTTTAAAAAAGTACAAAGCTCTTTTTCAGCAACTCGAAAACGGTCACTTTATGAGCCTCATATTATGGGGCCCGCCGGGGAGTGGTAAAACTTCATTCGTTAAAGCCTTGGTGTCCAAGGCTCAGAATATTTTTTTAGTGGAAGAGAATGCGATCGACCTCGGTTCAAAGCGACTTAAAGAGATTGGCGAACAGGCGCGCTATCAAAAGGTGGCTACACGCAAATCGACTTTACTCTTCATCGACGAAATTCATCGCTTGAATCGCTCCCAGCAAGATGTGCTTCTTCCCTTTGTGGAACGAGGGGATTTAATCCTGATTGGTGCGACCACGGAAAACCCGAGTTACGAACTCAATTCCGCTTTAGTCAGTCGGTGTCGTTTGGTTATTTTTGAAAAGCTTTCTGATGAGGCCTTAAAGGGACTGGTCCAAAAAGCCTGTGAAGCTCTAGGGATTCATTCCAGTGAATTGTTCGACGAGAACGTTTTGAATTCGCTGGTTCAGAGCTCCGGCGGCGACGGGCGAAGGCTCATTAATACCATCGAAGAGATCGCGGTGATTCGCACCGGCCAACCGGAACTCTTTCCTCTTGTTTTGGAGACGTATCATCAGCTTAATCTGCACCAAGGACTCCGTTATGATAAAGATCGTGATGAGCATTACGATACGATTTCGGCCTTTATTAAGAGTGTACGGGGGAG
This genomic interval from Bdellovibrionales bacterium contains the following:
- a CDS encoding replication-associated recombination protein A; the protein is MDLFTHASGESPTNIPLAEKLRPKQLSEILGQEAFLKKYKALFQQLENGHFMSLILWGPPGSGKTSFVKALVSKAQNIFLVEENAIDLGSKRLKEIGEQARYQKVATRKSTLLFIDEIHRLNRSQQDVLLPFVERGDLILIGATTENPSYELNSALVSRCRLVIFEKLSDEALKGLVQKACEALGIHSSELFDENVLNSLVQSSGGDGRRLINTIEEIAVIRTGQPELFPLVLETYHQLNLHQGLRYDKDRDEHYDTISAFIKSVRGSDPDAAVYYLARMLEGGEDPVFIARRLVILASEDIGNAEPHGLNMAVSALQAVELIGMPEARICLSQATTYLASAPKSNRAYLAINAAMEEVKSSGNLPIPKSLRSAQTALARRLGYGKDYKYSHEGHKGYENQVFLPEEIKDKKFYEPVERGFEKKIKEYLAWMKK